A window of the Diceros bicornis minor isolate mBicDic1 chromosome 28, mDicBic1.mat.cur, whole genome shotgun sequence genome harbors these coding sequences:
- the LOC131393301 gene encoding olfactory receptor 1J4-like has product MRPENQSSISEFFLLGIPIPVEQQGFFFALFLSMYLTTVLGNLLIILLISLDSCLHTPMYFFLSHLAFSDISLSSITVPKMLMNMQTQDQSIPYVGCISQLYFFIVFGCLDNFLLAVMAYDRYVAICQPLYYTIFMRQELCVSLVAGSWLLCCAHALLHTLLLVQLSFCADNTIPNFFCDLTALLKLSCSDISLNELVIFTEGVMLLILPLSSVLSSYICIWTTILRIPSTKRLFKAFSTCGSHLLVVSLYYGTLAGVYFFSSSWGLSDRVIIASVMYTAVTPMLNPFIYSLKNRDIKQALEIFVNRANFFK; this is encoded by the coding sequence atgaggcctgagaaccagagcaGCATATCTGagttcttcctcctggggatccCCATACCAGTGGAACAGCAGGGCTTCTTCTTTGCCCTGTTCCTGAGCATGTACCTGACCACGGTGCTGGGAAACCTGCTCATCATCCTGCTCATAAGTCTGGACTCttgcctccacacccccatgtacttcttcctcagccacttggccttctctgacatTTCCCTTTCATCTATCACAGTTCCAAAGATGCTCATGAACATGCAGACTCAGGACCAATCCATCCCCTATGTGGGGTGCATTTCTCAGTTgtattttttcatagtttttgGTTGTCTTGACAATTTCCTTCTAGCAGTGATGGCATATGACAGGTATGTGGCCATCTGTCAGCCACTCTACTACACAATTTTTATGAGGCAGGAGCTCTGTGTTTCATTAGTAGCTGGGTCCTGGCTCCTCTGTTGCGCACATGCCCTTTTGCACACCCTCCTCTTGGTCCAACTGTCCTTCTGTGCTGACAATACCATCCCCAACTTCTTCTGTGACCTCACTGCTCTCCTGAAGTTAAGCTGCTCAGACATCTCTCTCAATGAGCTGGTCATCTTCACTGAGGGAGTAATGCTTTTGATTCTGCCTTTGAGTAGTGTCTTGAGTTCATATATCTGTATTTGGACCACCATCCTAAGAATCCCGTCCACCAAGAGACTCTTTAAAGCCTTTTCTACTTGTGGTTCCCATCTCCTTGTGGTGTCTTTATACTATGGGACACTTGCAGgtgtttactttttctcctcATCATGGGGCTTGAGTGACAGAGTCATAATTGCTTCCGTCATGTATACGGCGGTTACCCCcatgctgaaccccttcatctaTAGCCTGAAGAATAGAGATATAAAACAGGCCCTAGAAATATTTGTCAATAGGGCTAACTTCTTTAAGTGA